A DNA window from Methanomassiliicoccus sp. contains the following coding sequences:
- a CDS encoding 2,3-bisphosphoglycerate-independent phosphoglycerate mutase yields MDTAGKIIILVMDGLGDRAVKELGHRTPLQAASKPNLDWFAQNGTSGCMDVIGPGIRPGSDTSHLALLGYDPRQVYTGRGPFEAAGVGLVGREGDVAFRCNFATVDASMDVLDRRAGRVREPDTVELVKALEGVEVDGIKVLVREGTEHRAVLLFQGDDLDPRVTDADPHAVARVQLSRPLVPGAERTADAVNAFVRRTYEILDDHPVNARRREEGLPPANALLPRGGGVFPHIEPFERKYGMTASCVAGVTLIKGIARVCGLEVVDAPGATGGLDTNMVSKARTALRELERKDFVLINVKAPDIVSHDGDVMAKVEVIERLDDMAGVLRDGLPEGTAIALCADHCTPVGRMDHSGDPVPLTICSETSVRDGVQSYDEVSCASGGLGRIRGVDLLPILVDKVDRSEKFGA; encoded by the coding sequence ATGGATACCGCCGGAAAGATCATTATCTTAGTAATGGACGGTCTGGGGGACCGGGCGGTCAAGGAGCTGGGTCACCGCACGCCGCTCCAGGCGGCCTCCAAGCCCAACCTGGACTGGTTCGCCCAGAACGGCACCTCGGGATGCATGGATGTCATCGGGCCGGGCATCAGGCCAGGCTCGGATACCTCCCACCTCGCCCTGTTGGGTTACGATCCGCGCCAGGTGTACACTGGCCGGGGACCGTTCGAGGCGGCCGGGGTCGGGCTCGTGGGCAGGGAGGGGGATGTCGCGTTCCGGTGCAACTTTGCCACCGTCGATGCCAGCATGGACGTCCTGGACCGACGGGCCGGTCGGGTAAGGGAACCAGACACTGTCGAGCTGGTCAAGGCCCTCGAGGGTGTGGAGGTTGACGGCATTAAGGTCCTGGTCAGGGAGGGAACCGAACACCGGGCCGTCCTGTTGTTTCAGGGCGATGATTTGGACCCACGGGTCACCGATGCCGACCCCCACGCCGTCGCCAGGGTCCAGCTGTCCCGCCCGCTGGTTCCCGGAGCGGAACGGACGGCGGATGCGGTCAACGCCTTCGTCCGCAGGACTTACGAGATTCTGGACGACCATCCGGTGAACGCGAGGAGGCGGGAGGAAGGACTCCCCCCGGCCAACGCCCTGCTGCCCAGAGGGGGCGGCGTCTTCCCCCACATCGAGCCGTTCGAGAGGAAGTATGGCATGACCGCATCCTGTGTGGCTGGAGTGACCCTAATCAAGGGCATCGCCCGGGTCTGCGGCCTTGAGGTGGTCGACGCGCCAGGCGCCACTGGCGGACTGGATACCAACATGGTGTCCAAGGCCAGGACCGCGCTCCGGGAGCTCGAGCGCAAGGACTTCGTACTGATTAACGTCAAGGCTCCGGACATCGTCTCCCATGACGGCGATGTCATGGCCAAGGTTGAGGTCATCGAGCGCCTGGACGATATGGCTGGGGTGCTGCGCGATGGATTGCCGGAGGGCACGGCCATCGCCCTGTGCGCCGACCACTGCACCCCGGTGGGCAGGATGGACCATTCCGGGGACCCTGTCCCGCTGACCATATGCTCCGAGACGTCGGTCAGGGACGGCGTCCAGAGCTACGACGAAGTGTCCTGTGCATCTGGGGGCCTGGGGCGCATTAGAGGAGTGGATCTCCTACCGATACTGGTGGACAAAGTGGATCGGTCGGAGAAGTTCGGGGCGTGA
- a CDS encoding DUF6015 family protein produces the protein MSNIRDIVTYETLAKAVKNKMEVTEDVADDISIRVLNYFGFGDEIIDNALDQDDRRMFYFLQDVQLLTTHWEEVVLPNGRTWRVFYWGLNVEKIEKYAAPTIEAEEMEMGLYDSLPEGIWSRSTA, from the coding sequence ATGAGTAACATAAGAGACATCGTAACGTACGAAACCTTGGCCAAGGCTGTAAAGAACAAGATGGAGGTCACCGAGGATGTGGCCGATGATATCTCGATCAGGGTGCTGAACTATTTCGGGTTTGGCGACGAGATCATCGATAACGCCCTCGATCAGGATGACCGGAGAATGTTCTATTTCCTGCAGGACGTACAGCTCCTGACCACCCACTGGGAAGAGGTTGTTCTGCCTAACGGCCGGACCTGGCGGGTGTTCTACTGGGGACTGAACGTAGAGAAGATTGAGAAGTACGCCGCTCCCACGATCGAGGCCGAGGAGATGGAGATGGGGCTCTACGATTCCCTGCCTGAAGGGATCTGGTCCCGGTCCACGGCCTGA
- a CDS encoding aminopeptidase — MSKLEEAALVAMRDVLGLRPGEEVVIATNFEGDAFDISRALFDQTKALGGKPVMIVQEPKTILQFAEHTVLAAIRENPDIFISVPFYKTGKDPFGQKIGYIGHNGKKYDHIQYYMMGERRIRSFWSPSLTRDTFERCVVVDYQEMRANAAKLKRVIDGGRRVHVTSPAGTDVTISIEDRLAYADDGDFRTPGSGGNVPCGEVYISPVVGSTKGTIVYDGTLDLIPHCVQPEEPVRLDFENGFIKKVSGGRDAEALLEVIRSGERRARENGMVAEERNARNIGELGIGLNYRAKMVNNMLEDEKVGKTCHFAIGFNYDNDGPAMIHQDCLVKLPSIWVDDTQILKDGDIII, encoded by the coding sequence ATGTCCAAGCTTGAAGAAGCGGCCCTGGTGGCCATGCGCGACGTTCTCGGGCTCCGGCCCGGCGAGGAAGTGGTGATTGCGACCAATTTCGAGGGGGACGCCTTCGACATATCCCGGGCGCTGTTCGATCAGACCAAGGCCCTCGGCGGCAAGCCAGTGATGATCGTCCAGGAGCCGAAGACCATCCTGCAGTTCGCCGAGCATACGGTGCTGGCGGCGATCAGGGAGAACCCTGACATCTTCATCTCCGTTCCGTTCTACAAGACCGGCAAGGACCCATTCGGTCAGAAGATCGGCTACATCGGGCATAACGGCAAGAAGTACGACCACATCCAATACTATATGATGGGTGAGCGCAGGATCCGCTCGTTCTGGTCCCCCTCTTTGACCAGAGATACCTTCGAGCGCTGCGTGGTGGTGGACTACCAGGAAATGCGGGCCAACGCCGCCAAGCTCAAGAGGGTCATCGACGGCGGTAGGAGGGTGCACGTGACCTCGCCGGCAGGCACCGACGTCACCATATCCATCGAGGACCGGTTGGCCTATGCCGATGATGGGGACTTCCGCACTCCGGGGAGCGGCGGCAACGTGCCATGCGGGGAAGTATACATTTCTCCGGTTGTCGGCTCGACCAAGGGGACCATCGTCTATGACGGCACCCTGGACCTCATACCCCACTGCGTGCAGCCAGAGGAGCCCGTCCGGTTGGACTTTGAGAACGGGTTCATCAAGAAGGTCAGCGGGGGGCGGGACGCAGAGGCCCTGCTGGAGGTCATTAGGAGTGGGGAGCGTCGGGCTAGAGAGAACGGCATGGTCGCGGAGGAACGCAATGCCCGCAACATTGGCGAGCTGGGGATCGGGCTCAACTACAGGGCCAAGATGGTCAACAATATGCTAGAGGACGAGAAGGTGGGCAAGACATGCCACTTCGCCATTGGGTTCAACTACGATAACGACGGCCCGGCGATGATTCACCAGGACTGCCTGGTCAAGCTTCCTTCGATATGGGTCGACGATACGCAGATCCTCAAGGACGGCGACATAATCATCTGA
- a CDS encoding CxxC-x17-CxxC domain-containing protein, whose protein sequence is MWKVATGNSMNDRRGGYRRDEPREMHPAKCSDCGAETQVPFKPTEGRPVYCRECYQKHKPARSERRF, encoded by the coding sequence ATGTGGAAAGTAGCAACAGGTAATAGTATGAACGACAGAAGAGGCGGTTATAGGCGCGACGAGCCCCGTGAGATGCATCCAGCCAAGTGCTCCGACTGTGGAGCAGAGACCCAGGTCCCATTCAAGCCGACTGAGGGAAGGCCGGTGTACTGCAGGGAATGCTACCAGAAGCATAAGCCGGCACGCAGCGAGAGAAGGTTCTAA